Proteins from a single region of Acidobacteriota bacterium:
- the mazG gene encoding nucleoside triphosphate pyrophosphohydrolase yields the protein MARLREPGGCPWDREQTRETLKPMLVEESYEVLHALDASDSRELREELGDLLLQIVFHARIAEENGEFDMQGVIDGIHDKIIHRHPHVFGDVKVSGSDEVLVNWDRIKKEEKARKGSKRASILDGIPPKMPALHEAHQIGARAARAGFDWEDAGGVIRKIREELDELERSLSAENPAAVREEIGDLLFAVVNLCRFLSLDPETALKTTNQKFRQRFGFVEKKVREAGKTVEDCDLDELERYWQESKQWPN from the coding sequence ATGGCCAGGCTCCGGGAGCCCGGCGGGTGCCCCTGGGACCGTGAGCAGACCCGCGAGACGCTGAAGCCCATGCTGGTGGAGGAGAGCTACGAGGTCCTGCACGCGCTCGACGCCAGCGACTCCCGGGAACTCCGGGAGGAACTGGGCGACCTTCTCCTGCAGATCGTTTTCCATGCCCGGATCGCCGAGGAGAACGGCGAGTTCGACATGCAGGGCGTCATCGACGGTATCCACGACAAGATCATCCACCGGCACCCCCACGTCTTCGGCGACGTGAAGGTGTCGGGGAGCGACGAGGTCCTGGTGAACTGGGACCGGATCAAGAAGGAAGAGAAGGCGAGGAAGGGCAGCAAGCGTGCCTCCATCCTGGACGGCATCCCCCCGAAAATGCCTGCTCTGCACGAGGCGCACCAGATCGGGGCCCGGGCGGCCCGGGCCGGGTTCGACTGGGAGGACGCGGGCGGGGTCATCCGCAAGATCCGCGAGGAACTGGACGAACTCGAGCGGTCGCTGTCCGCGGAAAACCCCGCCGCGGTGAGGGAGGAGATCGGGGACCTCCTCTTCGCCGTGGTCAACCTCTGCCGTTTTCTTTCCCTGGACCCTGAAACCGCCCTGAAGACGACGAATCAAAAGTTCAGACAGCGGTTCGGGTTCGTGGAGAAGAAGGTTCGCGAGGCCGGAAAGACCGTCGAGGACTGCGACCTCGACGAACTGGAACGATACTGGCAGGAATCGAAGCAATGGCCAAACTGA
- a CDS encoding sigma-54-dependent Fis family transcriptional regulator has protein sequence MAKERILVVDDEPGVRSSLSGILKDEGYRVDTAASGEECLQKCRSVLYDVLFLDVWLPGLDGLETLARLHETPFAGVVIIISGHGNIEMAVKAIKLGAYDFCEKPLSLDKVLVVVQNALRWRELEDENRQLRNFRKYDLIGRSVPVLALRKQVDLVAPTNGRILIYGENGTGKELLARLVHAKSLRRNKKFVEINCAAIPDDLIESELFGHRKGAFTGAGEDRKGRFEEAHEGTLFLDEVGDMSLKVQAKLLRVLEEEKIEPLGGGGPIELDVRVIAATNHILPELIEQGRFREDLFYRLNVIPMHVLPLRERSEDIPVLARYFLEEFSRMYGRPAKPVSPEALDILARYPWPGNVRELKNCMERLVIVHRAAEISPYDLPDDLLAKVRDLAPLPETGSLLEAREAFERRFILEAIRRSRGNMVQAARDLGIDRSSLYKKIKNLGIHNHDGG, from the coding sequence ATGGCCAAGGAGCGCATTCTGGTGGTGGACGACGAGCCGGGGGTCCGGTCCTCGTTGTCGGGCATCCTCAAGGACGAAGGGTACCGGGTCGACACGGCCGCCTCGGGGGAGGAGTGCCTGCAGAAGTGCCGGTCCGTGCTGTACGATGTCCTTTTCCTGGACGTCTGGCTCCCGGGGCTCGACGGGCTCGAGACCCTCGCCCGTCTCCACGAGACGCCCTTCGCCGGCGTGGTGATCATCATCTCGGGGCACGGGAACATCGAGATGGCGGTGAAGGCCATCAAGCTCGGGGCCTACGATTTCTGCGAGAAGCCCCTCTCCCTGGACAAGGTCCTGGTGGTGGTCCAGAACGCGCTGCGCTGGCGGGAGCTGGAGGACGAGAACCGCCAGCTCCGGAACTTCCGGAAGTACGACCTGATCGGCCGGTCCGTCCCGGTGCTCGCCCTGAGGAAGCAGGTGGACCTCGTCGCCCCGACCAACGGCCGGATCCTGATCTACGGCGAGAACGGCACCGGGAAGGAGCTTCTGGCCCGCCTGGTCCACGCCAAGAGCCTTCGGCGGAACAAGAAGTTCGTCGAGATCAACTGTGCGGCCATCCCCGACGACCTCATCGAGAGCGAGCTGTTCGGGCACCGCAAGGGCGCCTTCACGGGGGCCGGGGAGGACCGCAAGGGCCGCTTCGAGGAGGCGCACGAGGGAACGCTGTTCCTGGACGAGGTGGGGGACATGAGCCTGAAGGTCCAGGCGAAACTCCTGCGGGTCCTCGAGGAGGAGAAGATCGAGCCTCTGGGCGGCGGCGGGCCCATCGAACTGGACGTGCGGGTCATCGCCGCCACCAACCACATCCTCCCGGAACTCATCGAGCAGGGACGCTTCCGGGAGGACCTCTTCTACCGGCTCAACGTCATCCCCATGCACGTACTTCCCCTGAGGGAGCGCTCCGAGGACATCCCCGTGCTCGCCCGGTATTTCCTGGAGGAGTTTTCCCGGATGTACGGGCGGCCCGCCAAGCCCGTCTCGCCCGAAGCCCTGGACATCCTGGCCCGCTACCCCTGGCCCGGGAACGTGCGGGAGCTGAAGAATTGCATGGAACGCCTGGTGATCGTGCACCGGGCCGCGGAAATCTCCCCCTACGACCTCCCCGACGACCTTCTCGCGAAGGTTCGCGACCTGGCCCCGCTCCCCGAGACGGGCTCACTCCTGGAAGCCCGGGAGGCTTTCGAGCGGCGCTTCATCCTCGAGGCCATCCGGCGCAGCCGGGGGAACATGGTCCAGGCGGCGCGCGACCTGGGGATCGATCGCAGCAGCCTATACAAAAAGATCAAAAATTTGGGGATACACAACCACGACGGCGGATAG
- a CDS encoding DUF362 domain-containing protein, with product MKSDRRDFLRALALGAGVGPVFLKRHAFVGTNAYGDKVLPGAAATRVVVARDPGYTPETGLPDACLDAGLKALMEADSPAEAWKKLFRPDDVVGIKVNALGGRNLSPSWRLIQAVVKGLVSAGVAENRIIVWDRTSRELRRAGYPLADGDTGVRVRGTDALEHQYEDETVTSGAVSTNLACMLTRHCTAMVNVGVLKHHDLSGVSVFLKNYYGVISNPFRYHADHCSPFIPQVYSVPIIREKTRLHLADAPVGQYGAGPAYNAAFTWPFGGVILARDPVAGDRVGADLIERVRAEKGEKPLKDAGQPPVYIDEAGRMGLGESDLAKIRVIPLALNAPKIDEPAKSRERGISRE from the coding sequence ATGAAAAGTGACCGCCGCGATTTTCTCCGGGCCCTGGCCCTGGGCGCGGGTGTCGGCCCCGTCTTCCTGAAGCGCCACGCGTTCGTGGGGACGAACGCCTACGGCGACAAGGTCCTGCCCGGCGCCGCCGCCACACGGGTGGTCGTTGCCCGGGACCCCGGGTACACGCCGGAAACGGGCCTCCCGGACGCGTGCCTCGACGCCGGCCTGAAGGCGCTGATGGAGGCGGATTCCCCCGCCGAGGCCTGGAAAAAGCTCTTTCGGCCCGACGACGTGGTGGGGATCAAGGTGAACGCCCTGGGGGGGCGGAACCTCTCGCCCTCCTGGCGGCTGATCCAGGCGGTGGTGAAGGGCCTTGTCTCGGCCGGCGTGGCGGAGAACCGGATCATTGTCTGGGACCGCACCTCCCGGGAACTCCGCCGCGCGGGGTACCCCCTCGCCGACGGGGACACGGGGGTCCGGGTCCGGGGTACCGACGCGCTGGAGCACCAGTACGAGGACGAGACGGTCACCTCCGGCGCCGTCTCCACCAACCTGGCCTGCATGCTGACCCGTCACTGCACGGCCATGGTCAACGTGGGCGTCCTCAAGCATCACGACCTGTCGGGGGTCTCGGTCTTTCTCAAGAACTACTACGGGGTGATCTCGAACCCCTTCCGCTACCACGCCGACCACTGCAGCCCCTTCATCCCCCAGGTCTACAGCGTGCCCATCATCCGGGAGAAGACGCGGCTCCATCTCGCCGACGCCCCCGTCGGGCAGTACGGCGCCGGCCCCGCCTACAACGCCGCGTTCACCTGGCCCTTCGGGGGGGTGATCCTGGCCCGGGACCCCGTGGCCGGCGACCGGGTGGGGGCCGACCTCATCGAACGGGTGCGCGCCGAGAAAGGGGAGAAGCCGCTCAAGGACGCGGGGCAGCCGCCCGTCTACATCGACGAGGCCGGGCGGATGGGCCTGGGAGAGTCCGACCTCGCGAAAATCCGGGTCATCCCCCTGGCCCTGAACGCACCGAAAATTGATGAGCCCGCAAAAAGTCGCGAAAGGGGGATTTCCCGCGAATAA
- the amrA gene encoding AmmeMemoRadiSam system protein A produces MADYTTSGEKTGDWSFSVSYLSLVFVDPPAAPAPPAAAKPAVPPGGLLTADEQATLLKLARKTLRAYLAGGKVPPDITAGLDITPTLKKSLGAFVTLKKHGELRGCIGYMMAVKPLHEAVTEMAVNAATRDPRFPPVTERELRDLKIEISVLSPLSPCPDYRAVKIGVHGLVLKKGANQGLFLPQVPVEWKWNLTQYLEQLCHKAGLPPNAYREPGALLFTFTAEVFHEK; encoded by the coding sequence ATGGCGGACTACACCACCTCCGGGGAGAAAACCGGGGACTGGAGCTTTTCCGTGAGCTACCTCTCCCTGGTCTTCGTGGACCCCCCGGCCGCCCCCGCCCCCCCGGCGGCAGCGAAACCGGCCGTCCCTCCCGGCGGCCTCCTGACGGCCGACGAGCAGGCGACCCTGCTCAAACTGGCGCGGAAAACCCTGCGGGCCTACCTGGCCGGCGGGAAGGTGCCGCCGGACATCACCGCGGGCCTGGACATCACCCCCACGCTGAAGAAATCCCTGGGGGCCTTCGTCACCCTCAAGAAACACGGCGAACTGCGGGGCTGCATCGGGTACATGATGGCCGTGAAGCCGCTGCACGAGGCGGTGACGGAGATGGCGGTGAACGCCGCCACCCGGGACCCCCGCTTCCCGCCCGTCACCGAGCGGGAGCTGCGCGACCTCAAGATCGAGATTTCTGTCCTGTCGCCGCTCTCGCCGTGCCCGGACTACCGGGCGGTGAAGATCGGCGTCCACGGGCTGGTCCTCAAGAAGGGGGCCAACCAGGGACTGTTCCTGCCCCAGGTCCCCGTGGAGTGGAAGTGGAACCTGACCCAGTACCTCGAGCAGCTCTGCCACAAGGCCGGGCTCCCCCCGAACGCGTACCGGGAGCCGGGGGCCCTGCTGTTCACCTTCACCGCCGAGGTTTTCCATGAAAAGTGA
- a CDS encoding B12-binding domain-containing radical SAM protein, whose product MKVLLLAPPFYRLIGLYNRYFPYGLLAVATAVRRAGHSLLVHDADFNDRPTSADFYGMADRYPEYLAALRPGAHPAWPELDRVVRGYAPDVVGIQAYTDFFASTLRTAEICRAAAPGARIVLGGPHVRARRDEVFELCPEADFLVRGEGEVTFLELLSGLEKGDPSPDTVEGLSWRDGNAWRHNPDRLPTPECLDADGPDRSLLSRHAEYTSEDMGLVMTSRGCPYNCGFCATETRTVRNRPLEDVVREIRAVRDRYGTVQFALKDDSFAVNKKRVAEFCGLLRSAKLKVNWECNTRVNVVDAELLHLMRRAGCNFVKVGIESGSDRVLESMNKRITVAGILEAARTLGRSGIHWTGYFMMGLPGETRDDVMATLEVLRQTRPHVGVLGVYQPYPGTALFEEGIRRGLVKPSMTRGDFFDTLPCHYYKKDPAIQTDTLGPEEFRELEARVKRTFHRHNKNLLRAARMGAARARLYLREPGTLLSDLKKFAKY is encoded by the coding sequence ATGAAAGTCCTGTTGCTCGCCCCCCCCTTCTACCGCCTCATCGGGCTGTACAACCGGTATTTCCCTTACGGACTGCTGGCCGTGGCCACGGCGGTCCGGCGTGCGGGGCATTCGCTGCTGGTCCACGACGCCGACTTCAACGACCGGCCCACCTCCGCCGACTTCTACGGCATGGCGGACCGCTACCCCGAGTACCTGGCGGCGCTCCGGCCCGGGGCGCACCCCGCCTGGCCGGAACTGGACCGGGTGGTGCGGGGGTACGCGCCCGACGTGGTGGGGATCCAGGCCTACACCGACTTTTTCGCCTCGACCCTTCGGACGGCCGAGATCTGCCGCGCGGCGGCCCCCGGCGCCCGGATCGTCCTGGGCGGGCCCCACGTGCGCGCCCGGCGGGACGAGGTGTTCGAACTCTGCCCGGAGGCGGACTTCCTGGTGCGCGGGGAAGGGGAAGTCACCTTCCTGGAACTGCTGTCCGGCCTGGAAAAGGGGGACCCTTCGCCGGATACCGTGGAGGGGCTCTCCTGGCGCGACGGGAACGCCTGGCGGCACAACCCGGACCGCCTCCCGACCCCCGAGTGCCTCGACGCCGACGGCCCCGACCGGTCGCTGCTCTCGCGGCACGCCGAGTACACCTCCGAGGACATGGGCCTGGTGATGACCAGCCGGGGGTGCCCTTACAACTGCGGCTTCTGCGCCACCGAGACCCGGACGGTGCGCAACCGGCCGCTGGAGGACGTGGTGCGCGAGATCCGCGCCGTCCGCGACCGGTACGGCACCGTGCAGTTCGCGCTCAAGGACGACTCCTTCGCCGTCAACAAAAAGCGCGTGGCCGAGTTCTGCGGCCTGCTGCGGTCGGCGAAGCTGAAAGTCAACTGGGAGTGCAACACCCGGGTGAACGTGGTGGATGCGGAACTGCTCCACCTCATGCGCCGGGCGGGGTGCAACTTCGTCAAGGTGGGGATCGAGAGCGGGTCCGACCGCGTCCTGGAATCCATGAACAAGCGGATCACCGTGGCGGGGATCCTGGAGGCGGCCCGGACGCTGGGCCGGTCCGGGATCCACTGGACCGGGTACTTCATGATGGGCCTCCCCGGCGAGACGCGGGACGACGTGATGGCGACCCTGGAGGTCCTCCGGCAGACCCGGCCCCACGTGGGCGTGCTGGGGGTCTACCAGCCCTACCCCGGGACCGCCCTCTTCGAGGAGGGGATCCGGCGCGGCCTGGTCAAACCCTCCATGACCCGCGGGGACTTCTTCGACACGCTGCCTTGCCACTACTACAAGAAAGACCCCGCGATACAGACCGACACCCTGGGGCCGGAGGAGTTCCGGGAGTTGGAAGCCCGGGTCAAGCGGACCTTCCACCGGCACAACAAGAACCTCCTGCGCGCCGCCCGGATGGGCGCCGCCCGTGCCCGTCTGTACCTGCGCGAACCCGGGACGCTCCTGTCGGACCTGAAGAAATTCGCCAAATATTGA